GTAAATGATACCGCACAGGGGCGGTTTTGTTTTATGTCTTGCCAATAGGAGTACTCGGACCCCTATTTGTTACATTTTTTTTTAAAAAAGATGAGATAATTGCAAAATACTGGCTCCAAAGGCCTTAATTATTTCAATATTATGCCGATAATACAGAGTTTTCTTATTGTAAAAAGACAGATTAGAGTATTGTAACAATCAGGAAATGATTTATTTTTGTAGCGCCATATTCATTGTATATGAGTATCCCCTTCGTTCGTTGGGGATGATTCAGGTTTGTATCTGCGCCAATGCTGCGCTGACAGCGACGTTAAGCCACTGGTTTTTTTATTGTAAATTATAGGCATACAGAGCTTTGCAACAATCTTCTTCAGACTTTTCGCTCCTGATTGAGGCCATTCTGCGAGATGACAGAGTGACTGCCGACCAGCTAGCACCGGATCTATTGAACCGGGTGATTCTCTATTTACGCGTCAGAATGGATGCTCCGCAAAAAGTTGCTGAAGAGTGCGTGTATCAAGCGTTTTCTGTAGTTTTTGATAAAATTCGGGAGGATCGCATCAGCGACCACAAGTCGGTTTTCAAATACCTGATGACCGCCTCGCGAAATGAGTACCTGAGCTTCATCAAACGGGAAAAAAGAAATGATGATGACTCCGCCGATGAAATGGCGACGCTGCAGCAACCTCCCGATCAGCTGCAAACCCTTATTGATCAAGAGCGGCAGGAGAGGCTCGATCGATGCCTGAAAAAACTGCCGGATGAACACCGCCGCTTTATTCTCAGCTTTTTTTCGAGCCGGCCCGTCGACCTTTCCGCGATCGGCAAACGTTTTGGATTTTCTTACGCCAAAACCCGGACTCTGAAGACAAGAATCATGCAACAACTGCAGCAATGTGTTCAAAAATCAGACATTTAACAACTTTTTGCATTTCCATTGCGTATCTGACCGGAAAAAGTTATAATCACCGATAGCATCGAATATCAGCCGTTTATCCTTAAAATGCGGCATGGAGTTTGGATGCTGGTAACATGGTTAATTTTCCAATTGAGCTTTGAATCATATGTCAGAAGAACGTGAAACCGGTGTCGTGAAATGGTTCAACGGCGCCAAAGGGTATGGCTTTATCAGCCGGGAAAGCGGTGAAGACCTATTTGTTCATTTTAGTGAAATACAGGAAGAGGGCTACCGCGTATTGAACGAAGGTGACAAAGTTGAATTCACTGTTGCTGAAAGTGAAAAGGGCTTGCAGGCCAAAGAAGTAATCAAAGTCTGAGTAAAATATTCGGTGCGGAATACATTGCGTGTTCTGCACGTTTTTTGTTCAGCGTGGGCAGGTGCTCAATTGAGATTTTCTCGCTGAGTTTATGTAACTTCATGCAGTCATTGCATGCCGGTTTGACAGCCACTCTGTTCACAAAACCGGATATCAATGCATTCACTGGCTGTTTGCCTGCCTGTCAAAAGGATCGACGTTCTGATGGCGTTCTTCCTTTTTGGCCCATTTCCCATTACTGTTAACTTATGATGCTTGCTGTTGCTGGTCTTTTACTGGTTCTATTTCTCACATTATTGATTGCAAGAACACTGAGGTATACCAGGCATCACGGACAACAACAGCAGCATATCCCGTCACGGGTGGATATTGACGAAGCCGCCAAACGTCTTGGAAAAGCCATCCGATATCAAACGATTTCAACCCAGGATCAGGAAGATTTCAACGAGGATGCCTTCCTGCAAATGCACCACTTCCTGGAGAAATCGTTCCCACATCTCCATGCCACTCTGGATAAGGAGATTGTGAGCGGCTATAGCCTGCTATATACGTGGAAAGGAAAGAACCCCGAATTGAAGCCGGTCATGCTCACCAGCCACATCGATGTGGTTCCGGTAGAGCCCGGCACCGAAGATGACTGGCTGCATCCCCCGTTTGAGGGAAGAATCTCTGACGGGTATATCTGGGGGCGCGGAGCCATGGACGTGCAAGGTGGCGTCCTGGCAATTATGGAGGCGGTTGAAATACTCCTGGAAACGGGCTTTAGTCCAGAGAGAACCATCATCCTTGGGTTCGGTCACGACGAAGAGGTTGATGGCGACAAAGGCGCGTTTCAAATCGGCCGCCTGCTGGAAGAGAGGGGCACGCAACTGGAGTTCCTCCTGGACGAAGGTACTCCGATTGTTCATGACATCCTTCCGCAACTGGCTAGTCCGGTGGCTCTGGTGGCTGTCGCCGAGAAAGGGTATCTGAGCCTGGAGATTTCAACGACAGCCGAAGGCGGACACTCTTCGGTTCCCCAGGGACTCACCTCCATAGCCGTTCTGAGTGAAGCCATCCACAAACTTGAAAACAACCCCATTAAGGGTAAGGTAGACGGCCTGGTTAAACGGACCATGGAGGCGATCGGCCCCCAATTGCCCTTTCTCTTCCGGATGGTGATGGCAAATCTGTGGCTGTTCCGGGGTCTGGTTAAACGTGAACTGGCTCAAATGCCCGCGACCAAAGCCGCACTCGGCACCACCATTGCAACCACCATTTTTGAGTCCGGTGTCAAGGAGAATGTGCTGCCGACCCAGGCGCGTGCCATTGTCAACTTCCGAATCCATCCGAACGATACCATTGATAGCGTCATTGAGCATGTTACCCGAACTGTGAACGACCCCGGCATCACCATCACGCCACTACACGGGTCTATCAACCCGTCGCATGTTTCGGATGTGAAGAGCACCCCTTACCGAATGCTCGAAACAACCATCAGAGAGGTGTTTCCGGAAGTGGTTGTTGCACCCACATTGATGGTCGGCGCCACGGATGCCAGACATTACTCCAGGCTCACAAAGAATATCTACCGGTTTATTCCGCTGCGGGCGGATGAAAGCGATCTCGATCGCGTGCATGGAACAGACGAACGGATTTCCAAACACAATTATCATGAAATGATCTTTTTCTATACACGGTTACTTGAGAACGCTTCGTCGTGACAACCCGCAACATCGAACCTATTCCGGCATATGCGCGCACTGTATATTTTTCCCCATCCCGATGATGAATCCTTTGGCCCCGCTCCGGCAATGGCCGGTCAGCTCCGTTCGGGCCATGAGGTGTTCTTGCTGACATACACCCGTGGTGGTGCAACCAGGATCAGACATGACTACGGGTTGTCTGTGGATGAGATGGGAGCCGTAAGGCTGGATGAAATGAAGGCCGTGGAAAAAGTGCTTGGCCTCAGCGGTATGGAGGTCCTGGATCTGCCCGACAGTGGATTGAAACATATGAACCCCATCGAGCTGGAAGAGATCACCGAGCAGCACATCCGGAAGGTGAAACCGGATGTCGTAGTCAGTTATCCCGTACATGGTGTGAGCGGGTTTCAGGATCACCTCGTAACCCACGCTATAGTGAAACGCGTTTTCTGCAAGCTGCGGGACGAGTGGGAGGGGGCTCCGCGGCGCCTTGCTTTTTTTACACTGGCTGAAAGCGATAAAAAAGACCGGAAATTTCAGCTCAACACATCGTCACAGGATGAAATTGACTGCGCCACACCACTTTCGAAAAGTGATTTGGAGCTTGGCAAGCGGGCCCTGGACTGTTATAAAACCTACCAGGAAGTGATCAATGAGGTAGGGGTTATGGAAAGAATCGGAGACACCGTATTCTTTGAGTTTTTTCAAGAGTCGTTTCGCACCCATCTGAAAAGTCTGTTTGACAGACTGCCTTAGCGGCAATATTACAGTGGCTCAAGCATCCTCTTCCCGGCCCGGTTAAAAGCGCACCAGGTATGCTCTCGATCACTGGTCCCCGACGGCGTAGGTGAATTCAGTC
The Balneolales bacterium ANBcel1 DNA segment above includes these coding regions:
- a CDS encoding sigma-70 family RNA polymerase sigma factor, which produces MQQSSSDFSLLIEAILRDDRVTADQLAPDLLNRVILYLRVRMDAPQKVAEECVYQAFSVVFDKIREDRISDHKSVFKYLMTASRNEYLSFIKREKRNDDDSADEMATLQQPPDQLQTLIDQERQERLDRCLKKLPDEHRRFILSFFSSRPVDLSAIGKRFGFSYAKTRTLKTRIMQQLQQCVQKSDI
- a CDS encoding cold-shock protein, producing the protein MSEERETGVVKWFNGAKGYGFISRESGEDLFVHFSEIQEEGYRVLNEGDKVEFTVAESEKGLQAKEVIKV
- a CDS encoding M20 family peptidase, whose protein sequence is MMLAVAGLLLVLFLTLLIARTLRYTRHHGQQQQHIPSRVDIDEAAKRLGKAIRYQTISTQDQEDFNEDAFLQMHHFLEKSFPHLHATLDKEIVSGYSLLYTWKGKNPELKPVMLTSHIDVVPVEPGTEDDWLHPPFEGRISDGYIWGRGAMDVQGGVLAIMEAVEILLETGFSPERTIILGFGHDEEVDGDKGAFQIGRLLEERGTQLEFLLDEGTPIVHDILPQLASPVALVAVAEKGYLSLEISTTAEGGHSSVPQGLTSIAVLSEAIHKLENNPIKGKVDGLVKRTMEAIGPQLPFLFRMVMANLWLFRGLVKRELAQMPATKAALGTTIATTIFESGVKENVLPTQARAIVNFRIHPNDTIDSVIEHVTRTVNDPGITITPLHGSINPSHVSDVKSTPYRMLETTIREVFPEVVVAPTLMVGATDARHYSRLTKNIYRFIPLRADESDLDRVHGTDERISKHNYHEMIFFYTRLLENASS
- a CDS encoding PIG-L family deacetylase; protein product: MRALYIFPHPDDESFGPAPAMAGQLRSGHEVFLLTYTRGGATRIRHDYGLSVDEMGAVRLDEMKAVEKVLGLSGMEVLDLPDSGLKHMNPIELEEITEQHIRKVKPDVVVSYPVHGVSGFQDHLVTHAIVKRVFCKLRDEWEGAPRRLAFFTLAESDKKDRKFQLNTSSQDEIDCATPLSKSDLELGKRALDCYKTYQEVINEVGVMERIGDTVFFEFFQESFRTHLKSLFDRLP